A part of Larkinella insperata genomic DNA contains:
- a CDS encoding OmpA/MotB family protein — translation MKNILFAIALVTAISSCSSKKRLAELQTVHDKVKLDLADCSRKSAELQTSLNSKDTELQSKASQIADLQGQLDYMKKTNTNLLDRMADLSIVSKAGAESIRKSLETLSNVSSSAQRRDSINLLLVKNLKRSLSDINDSDVQVEVKKGVVYVSISDKLLFPSASYNLNKQASTVLGKVAQVINDHRNLDVLVEGHTDIYPISTQFLKDNWDLSVMRATSVVRVLQSEFGVAPSRLTAGGRGEFIPKEDNTSDSGRQANRRTEIVLLPKLDEFFNLLTEQR, via the coding sequence ATGAAAAATATCCTGTTTGCTATTGCCCTCGTAACTGCTATTTCATCGTGTTCGAGCAAGAAGCGTTTAGCTGAATTGCAGACCGTGCACGACAAAGTAAAACTGGATTTGGCCGACTGTAGCAGAAAATCAGCCGAGCTACAAACCTCCCTGAATTCAAAAGACACCGAACTCCAAAGCAAAGCGAGCCAGATTGCCGATCTGCAAGGCCAGTTGGATTACATGAAAAAAACCAACACGAACCTGCTGGACCGGATGGCCGATTTGTCGATCGTGAGCAAAGCCGGTGCTGAAAGCATTCGTAAATCGCTGGAGACGCTGTCAAACGTGTCTTCGTCAGCCCAACGCAGAGATTCGATCAACCTGTTGCTGGTGAAAAACCTGAAGCGCTCCCTGTCTGACATCAACGACAGCGATGTGCAAGTGGAAGTGAAAAAAGGCGTTGTGTACGTGTCAATCTCGGATAAACTGCTGTTCCCTTCGGCCAGCTACAACCTGAACAAACAAGCCAGCACGGTATTGGGTAAAGTGGCGCAGGTAATCAACGACCACCGCAACCTGGATGTTCTGGTAGAAGGCCACACGGATATCTACCCGATCTCGACTCAATTCCTGAAAGACAACTGGGATCTGAGCGTTATGCGGGCTACTTCGGTGGTTCGGGTACTGCAATCGGAATTCGGCGTTGCCCCGTCACGTCTGACGGCTGGCGGTCGCGGTGAATTTATCCCGAAAGAAGACAATACGAGCGATTCAGGCCGTCAGGCTAACCGCCGGACCGAAATCGTTCTGCTGCCGAAACTGGACGAGTTTTTCAACCTGCTGACCGAGCAGCGTTAA
- the lhgO gene encoding L-2-hydroxyglutarate oxidase: MNDIVVIGGGIVGLATALQIKRQRPGLSVTVLEKENRVAAHQTGHNSGVIHSGLYYKPGSLKATNCIRGYWMLIEFCEQEQVPYELCGKIVVATKPEEVPLLNNLYERGQQNGLEGLKKLTQAQMNEIEPHVRGVEGMWVPQTGIIDYVQVCEKYAQKFRELGGEIRLGEKVTQITPGNTLSVVVTDRNTYETKLVINCAGLYSDKMAQLTQRQALDLRIVPFRGEYYKIRPEKQYLVRNLIYPVPDPNFPFLGVHFTRMMRGGIEAGPNAVLAFEREGYRKSDVNLKEMYETLSWPGFQKVAAKYWQTGLGEMYRSFSKAAFTKALQELIPAIQEDDLIEGGSGVRAQACDRTGGLLDDFAILETERAINVCNAPSPAATSSLSIGLTVSQKALSRF, encoded by the coding sequence ATGAATGATATTGTTGTAATCGGGGGGGGGATTGTTGGGCTGGCAACGGCTTTGCAAATCAAGCGCCAGCGGCCCGGCCTTTCGGTAACCGTACTGGAAAAAGAAAACCGGGTGGCGGCCCACCAGACCGGTCATAACAGCGGGGTAATCCATTCCGGGCTATACTACAAGCCGGGCAGTTTGAAGGCAACCAACTGCATCCGCGGCTACTGGATGCTGATCGAGTTCTGCGAGCAGGAGCAGGTTCCCTACGAACTTTGCGGCAAGATCGTGGTGGCGACGAAACCGGAAGAAGTGCCGCTGCTGAATAATTTGTACGAACGCGGTCAGCAGAACGGGCTGGAAGGGCTGAAAAAGCTGACCCAGGCGCAAATGAACGAGATCGAACCGCACGTGCGGGGAGTCGAGGGCATGTGGGTTCCGCAGACGGGTATCATCGATTACGTCCAGGTCTGTGAGAAGTACGCCCAGAAATTCCGCGAGCTGGGCGGAGAAATCCGGCTGGGTGAAAAGGTAACCCAGATTACGCCCGGCAATACGCTGTCGGTGGTTGTGACCGATCGGAATACGTACGAAACCAAACTGGTTATCAACTGCGCCGGGCTTTATTCCGACAAGATGGCGCAGCTTACCCAACGTCAGGCGCTTGATTTACGAATTGTTCCGTTCCGGGGTGAATATTACAAAATCCGGCCCGAGAAGCAGTACCTGGTGCGCAACCTGATTTATCCGGTTCCTGATCCGAACTTTCCGTTTTTGGGGGTGCACTTCACCCGCATGATGCGCGGGGGCATCGAAGCCGGACCCAACGCCGTGCTGGCGTTTGAGCGCGAGGGCTACCGGAAATCGGACGTTAACCTGAAGGAAATGTACGAGACGCTGAGCTGGCCGGGTTTTCAGAAAGTGGCCGCCAAATACTGGCAGACCGGTCTGGGCGAAATGTACCGTTCGTTCTCCAAAGCGGCTTTTACAAAAGCCCTGCAGGAGTTGATTCCGGCGATTCAGGAAGACGATTTGATCGAGGGAGGCTCCGGGGTGCGCGCTCAGGCCTGCGACCGGACGGGCGGTTTGCTCGACGACTTCGCCATCCTAGAAACCGAGCGGGCGATCAACGTCTGTAACGCGCCTTCTCCGGCGGCAACCTCTTCGCTATCAATTGGTTTAACGGTGTCGCAAAAGGCCCTCAGCCGGTTCTGA